In Pelodiscus sinensis isolate JC-2024 chromosome 2, ASM4963464v1, whole genome shotgun sequence, the following proteins share a genomic window:
- the MAL2 gene encoding protein MAL2 → MSARGGSMPPPPNPTAYFPAPRVTLPAGLDILRTYSGAFICLEILFGALVWILVAASQVPLPVLQGWVMFVSVTACLLSILFLSVFLFSFTQRIAVDWNQMDFLFHAVIFVFYFGAFLLQAATTSLHNNIFKQNVTTFLSDQEYNISIAASIFAFATTICYGCSTALALRRWKL, encoded by the exons ATGTCGGCCAGGGGGGGCTCCATGCCgccgccccccaaccccaccgCCTACTTCCCCGCGCCCCGGGTCACGCTGCCCGCGGGCTTGGACATCCTGCGCACCTACTCGGGCGCCTTCATCTGCCTGGAGATC CTGTTTGGAGCACTCGTCTGGATTTTGGTAGCTGCCTCTCAAGTTCCACTGCCTGTGCTGCAGGGATGGGTGATGTTTGTGTCAGTGACTGCTTGTCTTTTGTCCATTCTCTTCCTGAGTGTATTCCTTTTTAGTTTTACACAAAGAATTGCTGTGGACTGGAACCAGATG GATTTTCTTTTCCATGCAgttatttttgtcttttattttgGAGCCTTTTTGCTGCAAGCAGCAACAACATCTCTGCATAAtaatatatttaaacaaaatgtCACTACGTTTCTAAGTGATCAAGAATATAACATAAGCATAGCAGCATCA ATTTTTGCCTTTGCAACAACTATTTGTTATGGCTGTAGCACAGCCCTTGCTTTAAGAAGATGGAAACTATAG